The following proteins are encoded in a genomic region of Polynucleobacter paludilacus:
- the ftsZ gene encoding cell division protein FtsZ, which produces MEFEMLDQETAGKTIIKVVGVGGAGGNAVQHMIRRGVDGVEFICMNTDAGALQRSEASVNLQLGSSGLGAGAKPEIGAASAEEARARIADVLQGAHMVFITAGMGGGTGTGAAPVVAQVAKEMGILTVGVISKPFDFEGVKRLKVAENGASELENHVDSLIVVLNEKLFEVMGEDAEFDKAFACADDVLHNAVSGIAEIINVQGLINVDFEDVKTVMGEQGKAMMGTATVSGMDRARLAAEAAVASPLLEGVDLSGARGVLVNITASRSLKLSETREVMAAIRGYAADDATVIFGTVYDDSLGDALRVTVVATGLNNPLARQNSQPEVVWRQATGTHDAMPTMADLNSFAPASPSAAMSKVGLDSAMNVSASMPMTGSAPAIQPASAGVDYSQYDLPRVFRNSRETAPAPTLGADSSPQAKTMLDKGTDYYEIPAFLRKQAD; this is translated from the coding sequence ATGGAATTTGAAATGTTAGATCAAGAAACAGCCGGTAAAACTATTATTAAGGTAGTTGGAGTCGGTGGCGCTGGTGGCAATGCTGTCCAGCATATGATTCGTCGCGGTGTAGATGGCGTAGAGTTTATTTGCATGAACACCGATGCTGGCGCGTTACAGCGTTCTGAGGCATCTGTGAATTTGCAACTAGGCTCTAGCGGTCTGGGAGCTGGGGCAAAACCAGAAATTGGTGCAGCCTCCGCTGAAGAAGCCCGTGCTCGCATTGCTGATGTATTACAAGGTGCCCACATGGTATTCATCACCGCGGGTATGGGTGGTGGTACCGGGACTGGCGCTGCTCCTGTGGTTGCCCAAGTTGCAAAAGAGATGGGTATTTTGACAGTTGGTGTCATTAGTAAGCCATTCGATTTTGAGGGTGTTAAGCGCTTGAAGGTTGCTGAGAACGGTGCAAGCGAACTAGAGAATCATGTGGACTCACTCATTGTGGTTCTGAATGAAAAGCTATTTGAAGTGATGGGTGAAGATGCAGAGTTTGATAAAGCTTTTGCTTGTGCGGACGATGTATTGCATAACGCGGTGTCTGGTATTGCCGAGATCATCAATGTTCAAGGTTTAATTAACGTTGACTTTGAGGACGTAAAGACCGTGATGGGCGAGCAAGGCAAGGCCATGATGGGAACTGCAACTGTTTCTGGAATGGATCGTGCACGTTTAGCTGCTGAAGCGGCAGTTGCCTCACCATTACTTGAGGGTGTTGATTTATCTGGTGCCCGTGGCGTCTTGGTCAACATTACTGCTAGCCGTTCCTTAAAGTTGTCAGAGACACGCGAAGTGATGGCTGCAATTCGTGGCTACGCTGCAGACGATGCTACCGTGATTTTCGGTACCGTATATGACGATAGCTTGGGCGATGCTCTTCGTGTAACTGTGGTTGCGACTGGTTTGAATAATCCCCTAGCACGTCAAAATAGCCAGCCTGAAGTCGTTTGGAGACAAGCTACGGGTACGCATGATGCTATGCCAACTATGGCCGATTTAAATAGTTTTGCTCCTGCCAGTCCTTCTGCGGCAATGAGTAAGGTAGGTTTAGATTCCGCTATGAATGTCTCAGCATCGATGCCAATGACTGGGTCTGCGCCTGCAATTCAGCCTGCTTCTGCAGGGGTTGATTACAGTCAATATGATCTGCCACGGGTTTTCAGAAATTCGCGTGAGACTGCTCCAGCACCGACTTTGGGTGCTGATAGCTCACCTCAAGCAAAAACCATGTTGGATAAAGGCACGGATTACTATGAGATTCCAGCCTTTTTACGTAAACAAGCAGACTAA